One Homo sapiens chromosome 3, GRCh38.p14 Primary Assembly genomic window carries:
- the SH3BP5 gene encoding SH3 domain-binding protein 5 isoform X6, translating into MLNHATQRVMEAEQTKTRSELVHKETAARYNAAMGRMRQLEKKLKRAINKSKPYFELKAKYYVQLEQLKKTVDDLQAKLTLAKGEYKMALKNLEMISDEIHERRRSSAMGPRGCGVGAEGSSTSVEDLPGSKPEPDAISVASEAFEDDSCSNFVSEDDSETQSVSSFSSGPTSPSEMPDQFPAVVRPGSLDLPSPVSLSEFGMMFPVLGPRSECSGASSPECEVERGDRAEGAENKTSDKANNNRGLSSSSGSGGSSKSQSSTSPEGQALENRMKQLSLQCSKGRDGIIADIKMVQIG; encoded by the exons ATGCTGAATCACGCCACTCAGAGG GTCATGGAGGCGGAGCAGACCAAGACCAGGAGCGAGCTGGTGCATAAGGAGACGGCAGCCAGGTACAATGCCGCCATGGGCCGCATGCGACAGCTGGAGAAGAAACTCAAGAGAGCCATCAACAAGTCCAA GCCTTATTTTGAACTCAAGGCAAAGTACTATGTGCAGCTCGAG CAACTGAAAAAGACTGTGGATGACCTGCAGGCCAAACTGACCCTGGCAAAAGGCGAGTACAAGATGGCCCTGAAGAACCTGGAGATGATCTCAGATGAGATCCACGAGCGGCGGCGCTCCAGTGCCATGGGGCCTCGGGGATGCGGTGTTGGTGCTGAGGGCAGCAGCACATCTGTGGAGGATCTGCCAGGGAGCAAACCTGAGCCTGATGCCATTTCTG TGGCCTCGGAGGCCTTTGAAGATGACAGCTGTAGCAACTTTGTGTCTGAAGATGACTCGGAAACCCAGTCCGTGTCCAGCTTTAGTTCAGGACCAACAAGCCCGTCTGAGATGCCTGACCAGTTCCCTGCGGTTGTGAGGCCTGGCAGCCTGGATCTGCCCAGCCCTGTGTCCCTGTCAGAGTTTGGGATGATGTTCCCAGTGTTGGGCCCTCGAAGTGAATGCAGCGGGGCCTCCTCCCCTGAATGTGAAGTAGAACGAG GAGACAGGGCAGAAGGGGCAGAGAATAAAACAAGTGACAAAGCCAACAACAACCGGGGCCTCAGCAGTAgcagtggcagtggtggcagcagtaAGAGCCAAAGCAGCACCTCCCCTGAGGGCCAGGCCTTGGAGAACCGGATGAAGCAGCTCTCCCTACAGTGCTCAAAGGGAAGAGATGGAATTATTGCTGACATAAAAATGGTGCAGATTGGCTGA